In the genome of Anaerolineae bacterium, the window CTGCGGACCCCTTCTCGAAATTCCCGAATTGATTGGCCCAAAGCTTTGCCCACACCGGCTAATCGGCTTCCGCCAAACAGAACGATCACTATTATCAAAATAATGAGCCATTCCCAGCCGCCTAATCCACCAAATCTCATAATTTTCTCCTTCGTTAATAAAACAAGTTCAGGGTGTTTACCCGGGTGTATTATAGCATTGGGTTTAACCTGTGGCAAAAAGAAACTATCCTCACAATTTTTCCGCAGGGTAATTTCACCTAAACCGGCCCAACCCCATTATATCCTGCCCCAAATCGCTTTGTCATTTCCATTCCCTCAGTTTATAATGCGGGTTCCATAAGGCCGGGGCCTTATTCAACCAGGAAAAGAAACTAATGGGGGGACGCCCCCCAAGCCTACCGGCAGTTTCTTAGCAGGCCGTCGGGATAGCGGCGCCAAAGATATTAAAATTAAAACCCACAGGTGAAGAACCAATGAAAAATGTGTACGAATCCTCCCATCCCTTGGTCAAGCACAAATTGACCATTTTGCGAGATAAAACCACAGAGCCACGGAAATTCAGAGAATTAGTGCGAGAGATTTCCATGTTACTGGCCTACGAAGCCACCCAAGACCTGGCCACCGCCTCCACCCCCGTGGAAACCCCAATGGGTTCAACCAGCGGGGCGATGCTCCAGGAGCGCATTGGCCTGGTGCCAATTTTGCGCGCCGGGCTGGGCATGGTTGAAGGGGTGTGGGAAATGATGCCCGGCAGTGAAGTGTGGCACATTGGCCTGTTCCGCGACGAACGTACCCTGCAGCCGGTAGAGTATTATAACAAACTGCCGGTTTCACCAACCGTGCAGATTTGCATTGTGCTGGATCCAATGCTGGCCACCGGCGGTTCGGCCACCGCCACCGTAGATATTCTCAAACAGTGGGGCGCAGAGCGCATCAAATTTATGGGCCTTATCGCGGCGCCGGAAGGCATTAAAACTTTACACGACGCTCACCCTGATGTGGACATCCATCTGGCCGCCGTTGACGAACGCCTCAACGAGATTGGCTATATTGTGCCCGGCCTGGGCGACGCCGGCGACCGCCAATTTGGCACCGGCTGATGAAGCCGAAACTGCTGATCCCCAAAATATCATAGCTAATGCCTAAACTGGTTTCTCGCAAACGGCCAACCATACCAGGAGATTTGAATTGGGCCGGTGGGCTGCTGTTTCTAACGGCGCTTTTTTGGGGCTTCAACTTTCCGGTAATTAAATTTGCCCTGGCCGAAATTCCTCGCTATCCTGCCCCTCTGCTTCTTCTTTGGCCCGGCGTCTTTGGCGAATTTCCTGCACCGTGGCCAGCAGGTCTTCAAAAAATTGGGTCTCGGTGAGTTCCTGTACCTTCTTTTTCCGCTTTACCTCGTCTATCTCAATGGTGAG includes:
- the upp gene encoding uracil phosphoribosyltransferase, giving the protein MKNVYESSHPLVKHKLTILRDKTTEPRKFRELVREISMLLAYEATQDLATASTPVETPMGSTSGAMLQERIGLVPILRAGLGMVEGVWEMMPGSEVWHIGLFRDERTLQPVEYYNKLPVSPTVQICIVLDPMLATGGSATATVDILKQWGAERIKFMGLIAAPEGIKTLHDAHPDVDIHLAAVDERLNEIGYIVPGLGDAGDRQFGTG
- the tatA gene encoding twin-arginine translocase TatA/TatE family subunit, coding for MRFGGLGGWEWLIILIIVIVLFGGSRLAGVGKALGQSIREFREGVRSGDDEKKKAEDASTNDESAPEDS